CATTAATGGCGTGAACCCGACAACTATGAATAACCGGAGTCGTTGATGAATAACGCCGAGATTATTTCAACGCTGAACAATCTGATCGAAACCTGCAAAGACGGTGAGCAGGGGTTTCTGGATTGTGCGGAGCAGGTAAGCGATGCCGGCTTGAAGTCGAAACTGAAGGAGCGTGCCCAACGATGCGCCAATGGCGTACGTGAACTACAGGACCAGGTGAAGCAACTGGGTGAAGAACCCGAAACCAGCAGCAGCACGACCGGCAGAATGCATCGCGGCTGGGTGAATTTCAAAGCCACGATTACGGCGCAGAGCGATAAATCCATACTGGAAGAAGTCGAGCGCGGCGAGGATATAGCCCTGAAATCTTACCGTAAAGCGCTTGACGCAGACTTGCCAGCCGAAATTCACGCGATCGTCGAGCGCCAGTATCAAGGTGTCGAGCAGAACTATCGGGAAGTGCGTGAACTGCGGGAACATGCGACCAGTCCGCGTTCGCCCCGGTGAGCTTGGGTACGATCGCCGAAGGTGACCGTCCGAATGTGCAGTCCTGTGCGATTGGCTGCCTGAACGCGGAGTTACCCGTAACCAGTGACGATACTCTTGGGGCGTCGAACTAGGTGATACCGTGAGCAAGCGTTGAGTAGTTAGCCAGGCGTGTTGGGTGATGGGGTACAGCCGCGACAGCTTTTATTGGGTTAAGGAGCGTTACGATAAAGGTGGTGAGCTGTCGGAACCAAGAGCTCAGTCGGCGCAAGCCGGTGTTGAAGAACCGCACGGCGCCGGGAGGGTGTCAGAAATTCTGTGTGTGAGCCGCTTGTTTAATCAATCACTGATAATGAATCGATCCTCGAACTGAATCGCCAGTTGTGCCTTGGCCGCATGCCAGGCGATGGGTGGATTCTTCCACTTCGCGGTGATGTAGCGCAACGCCAGCCAGATCAGTTTAACTGCGGCCTCATCGCTGGGGAAATGCCCTTTGTTGCGAATGCTCTTGCGCACCTGACTGTGTAG
The sequence above is drawn from the Gammaproteobacteria bacterium genome and encodes:
- a CDS encoding PA2169 family four-helix-bundle protein codes for the protein MNNAEIISTLNNLIETCKDGEQGFLDCAEQVSDAGLKSKLKERAQRCANGVRELQDQVKQLGEEPETSSSTTGRMHRGWVNFKATITAQSDKSILEEVERGEDIALKSYRKALDADLPAEIHAIVERQYQGVEQNYREVRELREHATSPRSPR
- a CDS encoding IS256 family transposase codes for the protein LHSQVRKSIRNKGHFPSDEAAVKLIWLALRYITAKWKNPPIAWHAAKAQLAIQFEDRFIISD